One segment of Candidatus Peregrinibacteria bacterium DNA contains the following:
- the rhuM gene encoding RhuM family protein, with translation MEAQIIIYKSDDGDIKIDVTLEDETVWLTQEQIAILFGKGRSTITEHIQNIFEEGELEKKLVSRDFRHTTKHGAIEGKTQTATTKYYNLDVIISVGYRVKSAQGTQFRIWATQKLKEHIVKGFTLNDERFKSGKSMNYFAELQDRIRTIRLSERFFYQKIKDIYTTAIDYNPKDEKTIEFFKIVQNKLLWAISQKTAAELIYRRVDASLPLLGMQSYDKQEDSIKKTDVSIAKNYLNEEEMKLLKLLVDQYLTFAETMAEQQIPMYMKDWIEQLDGILKMNKRELLTHAGKINHEMALQKSNQEFEKFKAEQRKVEKAESLKELEADLKKLQS, from the coding sequence ATGGAAGCTCAAATAATCATTTACAAGTCCGATGATGGCGATATCAAAATCGATGTAACACTCGAAGATGAAACCGTATGGCTCACTCAAGAGCAAATAGCGATACTTTTTGGAAAAGGCAGATCCACTATTACAGAACATATACAAAATATTTTTGAAGAAGGAGAATTGGAAAAAAAACTGGTAAGTCGGGATTTCCGACATACCACAAAACACGGAGCCATAGAGGGAAAAACACAAACCGCAACCACAAAATATTATAATCTTGATGTCATTATTTCGGTAGGCTATCGGGTGAAATCAGCACAAGGAACACAATTTCGCATCTGGGCAACACAAAAACTCAAAGAACACATCGTAAAAGGATTTACCCTCAATGATGAACGGTTTAAATCCGGGAAATCTATGAATTATTTTGCCGAACTCCAAGACAGAATCCGTACAATACGACTTTCGGAACGGTTTTTTTATCAAAAAATCAAAGATATTTATACCACTGCCATTGATTATAATCCAAAAGATGAAAAAACCATTGAATTCTTTAAAATCGTACAAAATAAACTCCTCTGGGCTATTAGCCAAAAAACAGCAGCAGAACTTATTTATCGTCGAGTAGATGCTTCTCTCCCACTTCTCGGGATGCAGTCGTATGACAAACAAGAAGACTCAATCAAAAAAACAGATGTCAGTATAGCCAAAAATTATCTCAACGAAGAAGAAATGAAACTTTTGAAATTGCTCGTAGATCAATATCTTACTTTTGCGGAAACGATGGCCGAACAACAAATACCAATGTACATGAAAGACTGGATAGAACAATTGGATGGTATATTAAAAATGAATAAAAGAGAGCTTCTCACACATGCTGGGAAAATAAACCACGAAATGGCACTCCAAAAATCAAATCAGGAATTTGAAAAATTTAAAGCCGAACAGAGAAAAGTCGAAAAAGCGGAAAGCCTTAAAGAACTTGAGGCTGATTTAAAAAAATTACAATCTTAA